Proteins encoded by one window of Arachis ipaensis cultivar K30076 chromosome B04, Araip1.1, whole genome shotgun sequence:
- the LOC107637609 gene encoding glycine-rich cell wall structural protein yields the protein MGKLHKYVSVLALLFVFVIGIAECRKVKDDELVDGIGGGGGRGVGFGGGGGGGVGGGVGGGFGKGGGAGGGVGGGGGAGGGFGGGRGGGGGFGGGKGGGVGGGAGGGGGFGGGTGGGFGGGKGGGAGGGGGAGGGFGGGKGGGGGAGSGSGGGFGGGRGGGAGGGFGGGKGGGGGAGSGSGGGFGGGRGGGAGGGFGGGRGGGSGGGAGGGFGGGKGGGVGGGVGGGFGGGKGGGSGGGGGGGGGGGGGGGGHGGGF from the coding sequence ATGGGAAAATTGCATAAGTATGTAAGTGTGCTTGCTTTGTTATTTGTATTTGTAATAGGAATAGCAGAATGTAGAAAAGTTAAAGATGATGAGTTAGTTGATGGCATTGGAGGAGGTGGAGGTCGGGGTGTTGGATTTGGTGGTGGCGGTGGAGGCGGTGtgggtggtggtgttggtggagGCTTTGGTAAAGGTGGTGGTGCCGGAGGAGGAGTTGGGGGCGGTGGCGGTGCTGGTGGAGGCTTTGGAGGTGGTAGAGGTGGTGGTGGAGGGTTTGGAGGTGGAAAAGGTGGTGGTGTAGGAGGAGGAGCTGGCGGTGGTGGTGGATTTGGAGGTGGTACAGGTGGAGGATTTGGAGGTGGCAAGGGTGGCGGTGCCGGAGGAGGTGGTGGTGCAGGTGGAGGTTTTGGAGGTGGAaaaggtggtggtggaggagcggGTAGTGGTTCTGGTGGAGGATTTGGAGGTGGCAGAGGCGGTGGTGCAGGTGGAGGTTTTGGAGGTGGAaaaggtggtggtggaggagcggGTAGTGGTTCTGGTGGAGGATTTGGAGGTGGCAGAGGCGGTGGTGCAGGTGGAGGTTTTGGAGGTGGTAGAGGTGGAGGAAGCGGAGGTGGTGCTGGTGGAGGCTTTGGAGGTGGAAAAGGTGGGGGTGTAGGAGGAGGAGTTGGTGGAGGCTTTGGAGGAGGTAaaggtggtggtagtggtggtggcgGCGGTGGTGGAGGCGGTGGTGGTGGAGGCGGAGGCGGTCATGGTGGTggattttga